The Rutidosis leptorrhynchoides isolate AG116_Rl617_1_P2 unplaced genomic scaffold, CSIRO_AGI_Rlap_v1 contig246, whole genome shotgun sequence genome has a window encoding:
- the LOC139882228 gene encoding zinc finger BED domain-containing protein DAYSLEEPER-like, translated as MQEKFDKYWEEYSEILSLGSILDPRMKLELVQVCFEEIDPINANVKVERVMENLKMLFAEYMKDAAEINILPQSQDHHRTIFRTASYGSGENSNSRSVSNDMKCLSSRIDSQSEKSQLDKYLEEPRLNYQDYENLDVLAYWKDRATRFPELTRMACDVLSIPITTVASESTFSIGGRVLNKYRNSLLPTNVQALICTRNWLHGYEPTVDEIDVMKVFEPAASSVEG; from the exons ATGCAAGAGAAGTTTGATAAGTATTGGGAAGAATACAGCGAGATTCTTTCTCTTGGATCTATTCTTGATCCTCGCATGAAGcttgaattggtacag GTATGTTTTGAAGAAATTGATCCAATAAATGCTAATGTGAAAGTGGAAAGAGTGATGGAGAATTTGAAGATGCTATTTGCGGAGTACATGAAGGATGCGGCTGAGATTAATATTCTACCACAATCACAGGATCATCATCGCACAATATTCAGGACTGCAAGTTATGGAAGTGGAGAGAATTCTAATTCTCGCAGCGTGTCTAAT GATATGAAGTGCCTTAGCAGTCGTATTGATTCTCAATCTGAAAAATCTCAATTGGATAAGTATTTAGAGGAGCCACGATTGAAttatcaagattatgaaaatctcGATGTTTTAGCTTATTGGAAAGATCGTGCAACTAGGTTTCCTGAATTGACCAGAATGGCTTGTGATGTATTGAGCATTCCGATTACCACTGTGGCATCGGAATCAACATTCAGTATTGGTGGTAGAGTTCTGAATAAGTATCGAAATTCTCTCCTTCCGACAAACGTGCAAGCTTTGATTTGCACACGTAATTGGCTTCATGGCTATGAGCCTACTGTTG ACGAAattgatgtgatgaaagtttttGAGCCGGCTGCCTCTTCTGTCGAGGGCTAA